One Acanthochromis polyacanthus isolate Apoly-LR-REF ecotype Palm Island chromosome 6, KAUST_Apoly_ChrSc, whole genome shotgun sequence DNA segment encodes these proteins:
- the trh gene encoding pro-thyrotropin-releasing hormone, protein MKSTCLLILASLTVCNLAVSGGQGIPAEDETDRRTIDDMILQRAENLLLRSILKKLQEEDGRNEGFYSLPEWVTKRQHPGKRYGEDLEKRQHPGRREEDEDEQYLDVQKRQHPGKREDEMHSFMELQKRQHPGKRSAAEHNSDDPLVLLSELSKRQHPGKRYLVLHSKRQHPGKRHPEDEDDDGDWDADADGEEDLSELEKRQHPGKRFWDNSSPDLGTNSPCDVLDAASCSKTSLLLDFLDNINKNHSEEKRQHPGKRLAPEEDLEEGE, encoded by the exons ATGAAGTCGACATGTCTGCTCATCCTGGCTTCTCTCACGGTCTGCAACTTGGCGGTGTCTGGAGGACAGGGCATCCCTGCTGAGGATGAGACGGATCGAAGGACCATAGACGACATGATACTACAGAGAGCAGAAAATCTGCTGTTACGGTCCATTCTTAAAAAGCTGCAGGAGGAAGACGGCAGAAACG AGGGGTTTTATTCGCTGCCGGAATGGGTGACAAAGAGGCAGCATCCTGGTAAGAGGTACGGCGAGGATTTGGAGAAGCGGCAGCATCcagggaggagagaagaggacgAGGACGAGCAGTACTTGGATGTGCAAAAGAGACAGCACCCGGGCAAACGCGAAGATGAGATGCACTCGTTCATGGAGCTCCAGAAAAGGCAACACCCGGGAAAGCGCTCCGCTGCGGAACACAATTCTGACGACCCCCTGGTGCTGCTCAGTGAACTTTCTAAACGACAGCACCCAGGCAAGCGTTACCTGGTATTGCACAGCAAGCGCCAGCACCCAGGTAAGCGCCATCCCGAGGACGAGGACGACGACGGGGACTGGGATGCCGACGCGGATGGAGAAGAAGACCTGTCCGAGTTGGAAAAGCGTCAGCATCCCGGAAAACGCTTTTGGGATAACTCGAGTCCGGATTTAGGCACAAACAGTCCGTGTGACGTTTTGGACGCTGCCAGTTGCAGCAAGACCAGTCTGCTGCTCGACTTTTTAGACAACATTAACAAGAACCACTCCGAGGAGAAGAGACAACACCCGGGTAAAAGGCTCGCGCCGGAGGAGGATTTAGAGGAAGGAGAGTAG